The genomic segment CACTTCTTCAGCAAGGTGCCCGGAAGCTTCAAGAAGTTCTCCGGCACGATCGTCTACGATCCCGCGAAGCCTGCCGAAGCCTCGGTCAAGGCGGAGATCGACCCGGCGAGCATCTACACGAACAACGAGAAGCGTGACGGCCATCTCCGAAGCGAGGACTTCTTCTTCGTCGAGAAGCACCCGACCCTCACGTTCGAGAGCACGAAGGTCACCCCCGCGGGGGAGAACAAGCTCAAGGTGGACGGCAATCTCACGATGCGCGGGGTCACGAAGCCGGTCACGCTCGACGTGACGTATCTCGGAAGCGGCAGCGCCGGGAACGGCGTGAAGGCGGGGTTCGAGGCAATCACGAAGGTCAACCGCAAGGACTTCGGGATCAACTGGAACCGGACGCTCGATCAGGGCGGCGCCATGCTGAGCGACGACGTGGAGATCCGGCTCGACATCGAGGCCGACGAGAAGACCGAGGCAAAGGCAGAAGCTCCCGCCGCGAAGAAGTAGGCAGGCAGAAGCGGCGAGCGAGAGACCCGGCGGCGCCGTCAGCCGCGTCCCCGAAGCCACCGCCGCATCCAGGCCGTGACCAGCTCCACCATGTGAGCGAGTTGCGGCGGGATGCGGCGGATCTCGTCTCCGGCTTGAAATCCGTGTCCCGCTCCCTCGATCACGTGGAGCTCGCAGAGGATCGAGGGGACGTGGGACGCGATCTCGCGCGCTTCCTCGACCGGGACCGACCGGTCCCGGTCTCCCTGGACGACCAGGAGCGGGCACTCGATCGTCTCGAGGGCCGCGATGACGTCGTACCGAGCGCGGTTCCGCTCCAGGTCCTCGTAGATCTCGGGTCCGAGCGAGAGCTCCGCGCGCGTCCGGAAATCGCGCACGGCCACGGGCT from the Candidatus Eisenbacteria bacterium genome contains:
- a CDS encoding YceI family protein, producing the protein MRNALRALALALVLSFASAAHVFAATYTVDPNHSSVGFTVRHFFSKVPGSFKKFSGTIVYDPAKPAEASVKAEIDPASIYTNNEKRDGHLRSEDFFFVEKHPTLTFESTKVTPAGENKLKVDGNLTMRGVTKPVTLDVTYLGSGSAGNGVKAGFEAITKVNRKDFGINWNRTLDQGGAMLSDDVEIRLDIEADEKTEAKAEAPAAKK